The genomic interval AGCATGATCCACGGGTACCAGTAATTGAGCTGATCTAGAGTGGCGAGATTTTGGTTAAAGAAATCGTGGGGCCAGAACGCTGCGGTCGATGTCAGGAAGACAAAGATGCAGAGGAACACATAGCCGGTCGGGTTGCTGAAATAGCCGACGAAGTTCCGTTTCATGACGGCGAACGCGGCACGCTTCGTTCCGGCAACCAAGCCAAAGATCGCCAGGAGCACACAGACGAAAATCACGTCGTAGAGTAGCAGTGTCAGCAGGGCTGATAGAACAGGGATCATTTTGATTTCTTGGAGATACTGAGACGGAAAAAAGTGTCGCCGCGTTGGGCGGGTCCAAGGAATGGGCGTTTCTCAGGCCGAATGTGGTGAGCCGCGGGGAGCATGCTTTGCTCACGCATCGGGTTTCGATGCTTCGACACCGGTCAGGCTATGGAACGCTTCGTCCAAGTCACCTTTGCCGATCGTCCGCAATCCATCCACGTCGCCTTCATAAACCAATCGACCTTCGTTGATTACGACGACGCGATTGGCCATCGCTTCGACTTCTTGCAAGATGTGCGTGCTGAGCAGGATCGTTTTGGTTTCCGCGAGGCGACGCATGGTACGTCGAACGCCTCGGATTTGGTTGGGATCCAAACCGGCGGTCGGTTCGTCGAGGATCAAGACATCCGGGTCGTGCAGCAGAGCTTGGCTCATCCCGACCCGCTGTTTGAAACCTTTGGACAGTTTTGCGATCGGTTTGTACATCACCGAGGAGAGGTCGCAGATGTCGACCACGGCATCGATCCGGTCGCGTTTCTTTGCCCCCGTCAATCCACGGGCTTCGGCAAAGAAATCCAGCATGCCGGTGGGCGTCATCTCCATGTACAGCGGTCCGCTCTCGGGCAAATATCCCAAGTGCCGGCTGCCTTCGATGCGGTCGTCCATCATGTTGTAACCCGCGATGCGAGCTTCGCCTTCGCTGGGCGCGATGTAGCCCGTCAGCATCTTCATCGTCGTGCTCTTGCCGGCACCGTTTGGCCCCAAGAAAGCGACCAGTTCTCCCTCGCGAACTTTGAAAGACACCTCACGAGCAGCGGCAAAGGGGCCGTAAAACTTGCTCAGCCCGATCGCTTCGATCATCGGGCGTCGTTCATCTTGCTTCGTCATCAAGGAATCCGTCGTGTGGATGAATAGAGTTCAAGCTACCGCTACGCCCAAAGGATCGCGTCGGTTCACGGGGCGAGGAAAAAAATATCATCAAACCAGTGCCTCGTGGTGGTGCCCAGATCTACCCATTCCGCCAGCAGCGAAACTCGTCAAGACTCTCGGCGGTTCACGTTACAGGCGGTACACGTTGCAGTACGTCCCATACTCTTGACGTGTTTCGCGACCCGTGCTCGGTTCTGACCTTCGCGCACGCAACCTACACCCGCGGAGAGTCTTGCGGGTCACCAGATCCGACAAACCGTCCGTTCGTGTTAGGACAGCAGCTCTTCACGAGCGATGATGACTTCGGCGCCTGGGGTGAGGCGACGCAGCTTGCGAACGACTTCGGCCTTTTCCATCGTGCCCGCTTTCGCGCGTGCGATCAGCTTGGCAACTTTCTTGCGACGGGTACGCAGACGACGGATCTCTCGGACGCGTTCAATTCCGGACGGCATGTTCAGACTCCGATGTGGGAAATTCTATGAGAATAGAAGGGGGTGAATTGTGTTTTTCGGGCTCGATGACCGTGAGCCAGCGGATTTCGCGGAAGGCATCCCCCCTGGCGAATCGCATATGGTAGCGGAAAGCAGCGATTCGACGAAGTGGGCTTTTTGCTTTGCTGCGAAGACGTTGACCAATGGTCTACGCAACGAAATGTGTGGGCGAAATGTGTGGACAATGGAAGGCTCTGCGGGTTCAATCGTTATCCTGTGCGAGTACGATTGATCGAACTTGACAGGTAGCCCCCCATCTATGCGGTGCTGCTCCGTGGTGCTGCTTGATCGAGACCGTGTCGACTTGTTGAATTTCAGTTGGATAACTAAGGAAAACCAAATGTGTAAAAGCGCCGTCATGAATCCGCTGCAGCATGTCGTTCTGGCCTGCTTGATCGCGGTAGCGTCCCTGCCCATCACTGCCAGGGGGGAAGCCCCCGCAACGCCTGCAGAATCTCTTGCAAATCTAGACGGTGCCGGCATTTTGGGGCAACTCAGAAATGGAGGACCGGATTCGCCAGGAGCGGAGGCCCTGGCAGCGACTGCGCTGTTGCTCGTTGACGACAGCGAGCTTGACTCGTCCGTGGCGGCGCTCGACACGATGCTTGCAACCAAATCAGAGGCCTATCGAGAGCTGCGCGACCAAGCACTGGCGCTGAGGAAATCGGACCTTGAGGTCAACCCTGGAGCGGTCACGTTTGACACCTTGTTGCTGACTAATGAAATGCAACAGTCGATGCTACGGGCAGCCGTGAGCGGTTGGTCGGATGAGGTCGCCGAGACCAAATCGCAAGTCGCCGCTAGCGAGCTTCCCGCTCCGATCAAGCAGCACCTGACTCGCTATGCCGACCTGTGTGCCAATTTGGCCGATGCATTTGCACAAACAGAACTCGCTGCGGCAACCGGTCGAGAGGTTGCAATGGGGCTCGCACATGACAGAGAGGTCGACGAAGCGTTCAACATGCTGGGGGACTATCGCAAGGATCCCGACAGCGTCGAACGAGGGCGAGCAGGTGAGGCGAATGAGTTTACCGTGATGGCGGCCCAAGAGAGCGCGAA from Stieleria varia carries:
- a CDS encoding ABC transporter ATP-binding protein, whose protein sequence is MTKQDERRPMIEAIGLSKFYGPFAAAREVSFKVREGELVAFLGPNGAGKSTTMKMLTGYIAPSEGEARIAGYNMMDDRIEGSRHLGYLPESGPLYMEMTPTGMLDFFAEARGLTGAKKRDRIDAVVDICDLSSVMYKPIAKLSKGFKQRVGMSQALLHDPDVLILDEPTAGLDPNQIRGVRRTMRRLAETKTILLSTHILQEVEAMANRVVVINEGRLVYEGDVDGLRTIGKGDLDEAFHSLTGVEASKPDA
- a CDS encoding DUF6800 family protein, coding for MPSGIERVREIRRLRTRRKKVAKLIARAKAGTMEKAEVVRKLRRLTPGAEVIIAREELLS